The following are encoded together in the Vigna unguiculata cultivar IT97K-499-35 chromosome 2, ASM411807v1, whole genome shotgun sequence genome:
- the LOC114172886 gene encoding SOSS complex subunit B homolog isoform X7, whose amino-acid sequence MLNTSNPLVLTPFIKLPVHLRVGLCSRPPQRVCVQEVLEREVRLSYWNKVKQWRSWRNKSDMVLLKDIVPAAHNNIESKFIVLEKGSTALEGKNRICLTLVADETAAVHLQLWGDECNAFDSGDIIHLRKGIFSYQHGNLILRAGKRGKLEKSGEFVMSYVEIPNMSEIHWIPHATNSKYYIQDYVISPHSRIFPPIP is encoded by the exons ATGTTGAACACGTCCAATCCTTTGGTTCTCACACCATTT ATCAAACTTCCAGTTCATCTACGAGTGGGCTTATGTTCAAGACCTCCACAACGTGTCTGTGTCCAAGAGGTTTTGGAGAGGGAAGTTCGCTTGTCATACTGGAACAAAGTTAAGCAG TGGAGGTCTTGGAGGAACAAATCAGATATGGTTCTTCTCAAAGATATTGTGCCTGCAGCTCATAACAACATAGAGAGTAAGTTTATAGTTTTGGAGAAAGGCAGCACTGCACTAGAAGGGAAGAATAGGATATGCTTGACTCTTGTAGCTGATGAGACAGCTGCAGTTCATCTTCAGCTTTGGGGAGATGAATGCAATGCTTTTGATTCAGGCGATATAATTCATTTGAGGAAAGGAATATTTTCCTACCAGCATGGTAATCTTATACTGAGGGCAGGCAAGAGAGGAAAGCTGGAGAAGAGTGGAGAGTTTGTGATGTCCTATGTTGAGATACCAAACATGAGTGAGATTCATTGGATCCCTCACGCAActaattctaaatattatatCCAGGACTATGTAATATCTCCCCACTCACGCATCTTCCCTCCAATTCCATAG
- the LOC114174051 gene encoding histone deacetylase 6, whose translation MASSSSAPEGEGEGRGRGLGLSEEEYDLIYGSESGWVEARSSCDHLSSLSADLSHIPPPDTPCHTCQHPSENWLCLSCKEVLCGRFVNKHMLHHFHHTNHSLALSFSDLSFWCFSCDAYLDAQLIPQLRPIHQLAYVMKFGESPPLPLIQQHQPSSAR comes from the exons ATGGCTTCCTCTTCTTCTGCGCCG GAAGGTGAAGGTGAAGGTAGAGGTAGAGGTTTAGGGTTATCGGAAGAAGAATACGACCTTATCTATGGCTCTGAATCCGGATGGGTGGAGGCTCGATCTTCTTGCGATCATCTCTCCTCCTTATCCGCCGATCTCAGCCACATTCCGCCTCCGGACACACCCTGCCACACCTGTCAACACCCCTCCGAAAACTGGCTCTGCCTCTCCTGCAAGGAAGTCCTCTGTGGCCGTTTCGTGAACAAGCACATGCTCCACCACTTCCACCACACCAATCACTCTCTCGCCCTCAGTTTCAG TGATCTCTCCTTCTGGTGTTTCTCCTGCGACGCTTACTTGGATGCCCAACTCATCCCCCAACTGCGCCCTATTCATCAACTAGCTTATGTAATGAAATTCGGTGAGTCTCCACCACTCCCACTTATTCAACAACATCAACCTTCCTCTGCCCGTTAA
- the LOC114172886 gene encoding SOSS complex subunit B homolog isoform X8 — protein MIKLPVHLRVGLCSRPPQRVCVQEVLEREVRLSYWNKVKQWRSWRNKSDMVLLKDIVPAAHNNIESKFIVLEKGSTALEGKNRICLTLVADETAAVHLQLWGDECNAFDSGDIIHLRKGIFSYQHGNLILRAGKRGKLEKSGEFVMSYVEIPNMSEIHWIPHATNSKYYIQDYVISPHSRIFPPIP, from the exons ATCAAACTTCCAGTTCATCTACGAGTGGGCTTATGTTCAAGACCTCCACAACGTGTCTGTGTCCAAGAGGTTTTGGAGAGGGAAGTTCGCTTGTCATACTGGAACAAAGTTAAGCAG TGGAGGTCTTGGAGGAACAAATCAGATATGGTTCTTCTCAAAGATATTGTGCCTGCAGCTCATAACAACATAGAGAGTAAGTTTATAGTTTTGGAGAAAGGCAGCACTGCACTAGAAGGGAAGAATAGGATATGCTTGACTCTTGTAGCTGATGAGACAGCTGCAGTTCATCTTCAGCTTTGGGGAGATGAATGCAATGCTTTTGATTCAGGCGATATAATTCATTTGAGGAAAGGAATATTTTCCTACCAGCATGGTAATCTTATACTGAGGGCAGGCAAGAGAGGAAAGCTGGAGAAGAGTGGAGAGTTTGTGATGTCCTATGTTGAGATACCAAACATGAGTGAGATTCATTGGATCCCTCACGCAActaattctaaatattatatCCAGGACTATGTAATATCTCCCCACTCACGCATCTTCCCTCCAATTCCATAG
- the LOC114173646 gene encoding 40S ribosomal protein S29, which produces MGHSNVWNSHPKNYGPGSRTCRVCGNPHGLIRKYGLMCCRQCFRSNAKEIGFIKYR; this is translated from the exons ATGGGGCACTCCAACGTGTGGAACTCCCATCCAAAAAACTATGGGCCTGGCTCTCGCACCTG CCGCGTGTGTGGGAACCCTCATGGATTGATTAGGAAGTATGGGCTTATGTGTTGCAGGCAGTGTTTCCGTAGTAATGCCAAGGAAATTGGCTTCATTAAg TATCGCTGA